The window ACTATCAAACCACCGTCACAGGTTAACAATAGACTGAGGGCAGTTCTAAAGCAAATAACTAACTTTATAAAGACAGCATCCATCTCCATCTCAACACTTGAAAGTGtgtcatttcaaaaacattggctgaataataataaatgaatgatccAAACAGCCTTAGCCCCCCATATTTCATTGGTCAAATAAACAGATCCCCATTGTCCAAGCCTCTTGCTGTGCTGGGCAGCATGctcaaacaagctaaaaaaaatagCGTTACTGAGACATGTTTAGATTTGGGGAACTAAACTACAAATATTAAAGTTGTCActccataaacacacatttgcacACACTTACAGTTTAAAGTTTGagattttaagatgtttttcctctttttcaCACTGTAAAAGCCATTAATGCTTTATATTGCTGCTTTACAAAAAGTGTATGTTTTAGGTAAtgatttaacaaacaaatcatgAAACTCAAATATGTACTTCTTCTTTGCCCGCAGGGCACTAGCACAAGAGACTCTCTGTCAATGATCAACTGTCTGGGGAACTGCTGAAGTTACatcaaattaaagaaagaaattcaatttcagtgttttttaaagaagagGTGTGTTGACCAGCCCACTGGGCGCTAGAGTAGATCTTGCCACATTGGTGACTGACGACAGGCTATGCAGGTGACATCAGCAAAATCGATCAAGCGTGTTGATTAGGTCACAATAGCTACCAAGCCAGAAGTAATCTCAGAAAGAAGAAAGGTTTGTAAACAGATTGTACATATAGTGCCGTGTCAGATGAATTTGCAAAAAAAGAGGAGATATGTTGAAAAAACAGATCACATTCATGTTTCACTAGTAATCCATCACCTATCATCTCAAAATGGCTAAATATTATCCAATTAAACTCCCTGGTGAATATTTCGGTTTatcacaaacatctcaacacatTTGCAATGAACAGGGAAACCATTATCTATGACCTTAAAtctttgttgtttaaataaaacatgcctGTTGTCAGAAATGATATCCAACTACTGCATTTTAAGACACAAAGCCTCAAACACTACACAATTTTCACCATCTCTGTCCTTCCCTGTTGTCATGGAACTATCACCTAGGTAATAGTTGCTTAGAGATGAATCAGCATTTTCAGATTCGTATGAAATGACGGGTTCTCACTAACACTTGTTTTCTCAACTGCTAAAGACAACATGGATACATAAAGACTACaataaacatgacaacatttcaACCTTGTCATGTGCCTGTGAAGTTATTATAAAAACCACATTGTGATCATTAAACATTCTGTATCCCACAATGAATACAGTGTAATCTGTACTTCAATCATGAAAATAAGCAGTCTGATGCAAACATGTagtgatttatattcatttcgTAGTTCTTTTTTAGAAAACCCTTAGTGAAGCTTACAAGTCAATGCTCACCATGTCTGTATTAAGTATGGACAGTTGTGAAAATGCACCAAAAATATCAACAGATTACGTTCTGATAGAGGGAACCTTAATATAGTAATTAAGTAATCCATTCATTTGTAAAGGGACAATTTTCACCTGAAATTTGGAGACGTATTAGAGGGgctaaaaaatgaaatgagtaATATAGCAAcatcataattttatttttacacagagATCGGTATATCTGTTCATTTTAGCAATCCTTGATGCATTTTATACCAACGGAAACGactcaaaaataaagaaagagcaTTTTTCATGCCACCGGTCAAGCGTGTTACAATATCACAAAAATGCTGCTGGAAAAACCATAGAATGTGAATTAAActcataaaatcattttacagGTAATGtgcctttctttaaaataacaaattaacaatTTTGGTTGATTTCCAAATaggatacattttaaatgtgaatataaaaatgctgtcacCTTGAGTACAATCAGATATTGATCGAGGGTCTTAAACCATGCACCTGGAGGATGCAAAGTTGAACATAAAACTCCAATTCTGATCTCATGGAGAAATGTATTTCATGGACATCAATTGTTCATAGTATTAATCACAAAGAAACTACAtcttatttaacattaatagGCATATTTGTGATGGTTATCACTTCATATCAATGTAAATATGACCATGTTTACAAGTTCACGTCCACGTgtacagttttgaaataaacaaatacagccAGACCTGCCAGTAGTAACAACTTGAcatgcatataaataaaaaaaacacgtaATATGCCACTGGCAGAGAATCTGTAAACACAAGCTCTATCTTATAGGcacatacatgtaaacatgtttgcGTTGGCATCTTGTGAAAAAGGGAAAGTGATCTCTTGCTTTGTGTTAAAATGCAAGAGTCCATCAAGCAAAACGCTCAGATAACCTGTAACGTCACAGCATTAACTATTGTCCGTGTATCTGAATGGCGACCGTTgaaacatgtacacacacaatgGCAATACACAATTAATGTATTTTCAcagcaaaaaaatattgcatttgcAGGACGTATCGCTAAAAAATAACTGACcgtgttttttaaatgaagcatTTAAGAAGTGATCATGTGAACCTGCGCTAGAACTGTGTAGAGCACGAGCTATATCAGTCTTACCTCAGCGATGCCTTAATAAGACCTCTGAAGAAACAAATCATCCCTTCAATAAAGGTACagcacaaaaagatattttcgAAAGAATTGTTTATCATGCTGCACTGGTGCAGATTATTTTGGCCCATTCCTGTGTAAATGACGTTCACTTCCGGTGTCTCCCCCTCCGGCTTCACAGAAGAGAAGCCTTAAAATTCAGCTCTTCATCTCAGCCGAACAAATGCAAATTTTCGTGTAACCCACCAGATTATACGGAATGATTTTGCGGCCTTAATTAAAAGGGAATTGCaaactgcatttgcaaatgcGGTTTCTATTTGTTTGTGTCAAACTTGTGACATAATTCAAATGCAAACCATTTGCATTTGCGCGAACGTACaatgtctgttaaatttcaaaaggAAAAGCAAAGTTTATTTGCGAATGAATTACCTCAGTTTTACGAGTTACGACCCTGCCATATTTAAATCGCAATGGCAATTCCCCATATGCTATTTCACTTCCTCTGGCGCGAGTATAAAGCCTGCCAAAACTCTAATGAAATCCTAAATGCTGACTTGTACAGAAACCTGTCAATCAATGGCGGGGGTGACGTCATTCACCGTCGACTGGAATTTATGTAGATACAGTAGGAAAGCAATACAGTTAATCCGTTATTGTTcctattttacagtaataatttgGTGTAAAGTTCATGCTTGCAAATTATATTAcaggaataaataattaaatatatttatttggtttgaATTATGCCCTGTGTTTTAACATCTACAGGATTAATTAGCCTATAGGCACATTAAgagcacaaatcacaaaatatttaagtggtcatgaaaatgtattcagatttagcAAATTAATgatgcattcatttaaaaaaataaatggcatttcatacacaggaatgtaaatgtaaattcaagtgAATGCTTCTAAAAGTATTGATATCGATATCGGCAATACTGGCCCTGCATTTACTTGGTATCGGATCGATACACACGCCCACTCCCGCTATTGATTGACAGGTTTCTGTACAAGTCAGAGGAATCGCAAATGCAAAGATGCGATTTCAATTGGGTTACGACAGGCTTACTACGCGACGCAAGAGGAAGTGAAAAGCATATGGGGAATTGCTATTTCGATTTAAATATCGCAGGGACGTTCCTAGTAAAACAGAGGTAATTCAATTGCAAATAGACTTTTCCTTTTGAAATCTGGCGGACATTGTACGTTCGCGCAAATGCAAATAGTTTGCGTTTGAATTGTTTCACAATTTTTACACGAACAATTAGAAACgcatttgcaaatgcagtttGCAATTCCTTTTCAACTAAGTCCGCAAAATCACTCCATGAGATTCAATACAACGTTTTACAATAATCAAATAATACTTACAATTAGTAAATTTGCTTCATGTAATAGCCTATATAATTTGGCATTCAGTGTTAGGTTGAGTAGGCCTACCTTATTTAGGCAATTtattaattgaatttaatacGAGTAAATTTATTTAAGTGTTCCAAATTCGAAGAAAAAAATTGGTCAGAggcaacagattttttttcttttctttagatTAAAGAGAAATCAATCATTTCCAAATGCAAACAGGcaaaaagaataaacaattGCAACTAACTTAATCCAAATTGCATTTTGAATTGATTTATAAATTTTGTAGAATCATAATCattatataacatataataCATGGATATTTAATCCAAGCTGGAGTAATACTCCTTCTCTCTTTGATGCTGTAGCACTGGCATGTCTCTCCTGATATCATGTAAACCCTGCAGGTCAATCTGAACCATAGCTACGCCTACATCAGAACCCCCACAGTCCCCGAGCACCACACCCCATGGATCAATGGCTAGAGCATGTCCATAAGACGTCCTCTTGGCATGATGAGCTCCAACCTGTGCTGCGGCAATAACGAAACATTGTGTTTCGATCGCTCTGGCTCTAAGAAGcacctgcaaaataaaaacaaaacattcaagaTACTCAATGCCTTTAAATGACTCTGTTTTATGAATATACTGACATTGAAACCCTACGTGGTTTACAGATTAGAGACAAATTTACAAGTTTACTAAATCATTCGCTGTTGAAAGGTACACTCCTCCACATATTCTTGAATATTCTATATATTAACTTTCTTTCAGTTTAGAGATGATATTGTAGTATCTCCCCATTCGAGTAGATTAGACCTTAAGTGCAACTGGAAAATAGCTGTGGCACTGCCAAGATGGTTGACTGAATTTAGATAACCATTCCTTTGACAGTGAAAACCTACTGTAATGTCAGATTGCATTAATTAGTGATGATCTCATGATTCCAATGTACCTCCCAGTGGGCAGTTCCTGTTACCACAGTAAAAGCTGAAGGGTATGTAAGGATCTCAGCACCGTGTCTCTGAAGGGCTGACGACAGCTCAGGAAAACGGAGATCATAGCAGACACCAAGACCAACCTACATTAATTCAAATATTATAATAGTAGCAGAATATAAAGATTTAAACTAAATATGAAAACTAAAAACTACATTACTGCTTGTTGTTGCACTATGGCTGTTCTGACATGAGCTGATGCACCTTTCCAATTGGCGTCTGGACTGGAGGGAGTAGTCGCGGTCCAGGTATAGTAAAAGCACTCTCTTTAAGGGACACGGCTTTACTTGTTAACTCCACATCAAACAAGTGTCCCTTCCTGTACACAGATACAATCTCACCTAGGGGCAGGAAAACAGCAAGGTTTAATGTGTTTTGGTGAAGAGAGAGATCAGTTCTAAGACTAATTGATAAGATCTTTTTGTGTCCACAATAAATAAGACAATATGCCTTAGGGTATGTTTACACCACAATGTAGTAAAAAGCAGAAAGGTTTTTTCTTCGcgtttttaaaagtttcacacacacacaacactattGTCAACATGATATGCGTTTACACAGGTCTGCGAAACTAATGGAAAGGCTGTATTATGCAGGCCAGGCCAGTGGGCGATGATGTCTCTACTTTGAAAAgaaactcacacaaacacataccgAGTTTTAAGCCAAAAGCGCCCTTTGTtgggtttgtgtgtttacagtttggtatatgtaaaaaatgtctCTCCGCTGGCCGTAGAGGTGCATTTAGGCTATACTTTGCTGGATTAACATTAATATGTTAGGCAGCACAATCACACACTCCtcacactgtatttttttatatatttgtgcatGGGTGTAGACTgaacacattacacacaatcCTATAACTTCAACTTTTTCACATGATTGCAATTTACACCGAAGCGAAAacagtgtcatttttttaaacttccaCTTTGAGGCCAGTTTTCAAAGGTTGTTAGTCCCCCAAAACACAGTGTTCAAACATTGTTGTTTAAATGGCCCTTAAAACAACAATGGGCTAGTAAGCAAACACCCTAGAAACCACATAGCAACCGAAAGTTTAGACATTAACAGCATATACCAAAGAAAAGAGTACCTTGTCCGTTTATGAGAATGTGGCTGTTATAAATTCTTTGGTCATATTTCCAGTCATGTCCTCTTTCATGGAATCCACCCAGAGACAACCACACGTTGAGCTTTCTAGGACACACAAAACTCTCATATTACCTctggatttttttaatcatattaatacatttcttgaaTTTTTGCCAccatatttaaagaaacagtttacTCAACTATTAAAACTCATCCTTATCTTGTGCCAATgccaaaacatttataaatgtgcagCAGTATGTATTGAAAACAGATATAGtaatatatttttcaacaaATCTGTTTCTTTTACTGCAAACGTACCTCGCTAGATGAGTGTAGCGAGTTATGATGTCACCATCTAGGCTCTCTGAATGGTGTAGCGTCTCCTCTCGGCTTGAGCCAATATAATCAAAGCCTTCAGGTAGAAAGACCATACTCGCTCCACCCTCTTTAGCCTGTTCAACCAATCGCTCACATACTGTAAAATTTGCTTCTTTGTCAGGCGTGGAAGTCATTTGACAAACTGCTGCTACAGGAAGGGATGACAACATCCTGACAAAATAAAACGGGGATTACAGTACAGCATATTATTTAGTGAggagaaataaaatacatatatatttatttataaatatttttcaaataaaaatgaattagatGAGTGACATTATTAGTGTATACATGTAGTAACCTCACATTTTCAgatattgtgtatttattttatttctgttgatGCCACAATTTAATAAATTCTATAGATTGTAGAgcatataaatatgaaataagggGTACTGTATGTTGAAGCTATTAACAGCATTTGGCAAATACAACCAAATCAAAACGAACAGTGTATTGACCTAATAGTGATATATAACGTTGGTGGTATTTGCTCATATAATCAGCCGTGTCAGTACACTTTTATCTATGGCTAATTATAATAAAGAAACTGCGATGgtcacttttttataatttcctCTTAAATTTActcataatgtaaataaaaaaagacttctTGCGTGCGTTCTTTATCAGAACCTTAAAAACATTGAGaataaattgattaaatgtgggacaaataatatataactaAAAAACGTTACCTGCTTCGGTTTTGTACTGCCCAAAACTTTAAGGTTAAGAGACCTCCTGGTAATTTACCCCACAGTGCAGTGCAGAGTAGCATTGGCAAACCTTGAAATCAACTTTACAACGTTTTATCACGGATTGTACTTTAACCCCACTCTCTTAGCCAATATGGCTAATAACTAACCTGCTGACATATCACGAATACTTACCTCGCAcagtgttttcagtgttttaaataaatattaaccaAATTACTTGcgtaataaatactgtatgcgTCTCGTTTAATAATTGAGCAACCCACGAAACATGAAATGCTTGATGTTTGGCAACCCGGATGTTTTCTCTGATTGGTGCGATGAGTTTCTTCTTCATCTGAGGTCTTCTGGCGGTTGGCAAACCACCTTTTTCGCCACCCACTGCACTGGAGTGTGAAACGCCGATATTAGGAAATCCAAAAGGTTTAAATTCTCCCTTCTTTTCCAATTTCTCTAAAAAAGGTTATGATAACtctattttttactttgtttgagGTGATCATTCCAACAGGCTCTGTAAATTAAATGCATCAATTCCCAATTTTGTGTTAATAGAGTTTATGCTTTACATAGCATGGGCCGTCATGGCTCGACAATTCAATACATCAATGGTTTatgttttacacataatgcattttcgtgttcttttaaacaaagcGGACAGAAATCCTTTAATAACTGGTCGCACTGAGCAGAAATTTCAGACAGGCGTGTTCGCGGCCGTCCACAAATGTGACGTTTTGAGGTCCTGACGAgaaaggtgctgtgtgtggttCATCATGGCGTCGAACAGTGGCAATAACACGAGCGCTAAAACCGGTGGCGGAAAGCAGTCCACTCCCTCCGCTGAGCAGGTAACGGGAGGGACATTGTGCTTATTTAAGTAATACACTAACATCTCATCTAGGTTGCCAACGAGTGATCCAATCTAAATGTGTCCGTTACATACAACAAAGGTCTACATGTATGTGTTGATTATACTCGGGCCGTGGGGTGTCTATTACAGCGTGAGCTTAAACGGTAGAATTGCTATGCAGTAATATACATTTCTGATGTGTTGTTGTATAGAAGAATTAAAGTGGATCGGCCCATGagtttgtaaatgtataaatctcGGAGTGCCATTGTAGGCAAATAAGCCGAACGTTACACTCAAATCAAGGATCAAGCACAGCCCCTTTCTTTAAGAAATGTGTCTCTTGCACATTTAACACTATTCCTGGCATGCAACATATATGGTAGAGCAGAAATGACTAAATGAGGCTCAAGATGACAATGATTAATAGTGATATACGAAGTATGTTTTTTCCTCAAATAATCCTTATTAATTAATCGATGATGCCCTTaattgtttttagattttttaagttttagatTTGTATAAACCCTAGGGGATTGGACAAAGTCAGAAACGAATGTATAGTAAAACGCAAtataaaatcgtctgccaaatgcgtaaatgtaatacaaaatGGATCAGTGAATATGTAGTGAAGTAAACAATTTATTGatcattttgtttactttttccaCAATAAACATGCAATCGTGCATGGTTGTTTGGTTATTAGGTGGTGGCTACTTTCCAGAGGATGCGTCAGGAGCAGCGCAGTATGGCCTCCAAGGCTGCAGAGTTTGACATGGAGATCAATGAACACAGGTTTTTGTTTTCTCTAgactaaatatgtaaatatgtgtgtgtccttattgtaatatatattttaaacagtgaTCTCTTTTAGGGTCGTTAAGACCGTATTAGTGCAACATGAATCTAGTTATGCtatatttctttaattaaattacCTTTAAGctttaagtttgttttgaaaGTCATTTGTATTCtctataaaagtaataaaaacaaccagAACTTacaaattaaagggatatttcacaggcaaataaaatgtccccatgttttactcaccctcgaggcatcctgactgaatatgactttctttttggAGAATAATGCACTCAAAGTTAGATTACACTTCAAGAAGAAAGttatattcagtcaggatgcctcgAACATGGGGAAATTTAGTTTTGCCCGTGAAATACCCCTTTATGTAATGGACTTAATGTAATTTAAGcataaatataagaaataatgtcattaaataatgtcatttattgttattgtaataaGTTCACAAGTTCAAGAAAATTAACAACGATTACACACACATTAGATTTTTGGTCTAATTCATAATTGAAACTTTTTTTCTCCACAGTCTTGTGATTGACACACTAAAGGAAGTAGATCCTTCACGGAAGTGCTTCCGTTTAGTTGGAGGTGTCCTTGTGGAGAGGACTGTCAAAGAAGTTCTGCCTGCTttagaaaacaataaagaacagGTGAGATTCTGTTGCTagcttaattttatttttggtttatgTATCCAAATACTTGTTTATGGCCAATATGTGTGACataattatttgtctttttctgttaGATTTTGAAGATTGTGGAGTCTCTTAACACACAGATGCAGACAAAAGGGCGGGAGCTGACAGAATATCGTGAACGTTACAATATCCGATTAGTTGGCGAGGACGACAAACAGGGCAAAGCTGATGCCAGTCAAGCCAAAGAAAGTGAAGGAGGAGGGTCTAAAGGTGGTGCTGGAGTCCTTGTCTCATAGTGGATGTTGTCTTAAGTAGCTGGTTAAGAATTGTGCTTGTCAGCATCTTGAAAAACTAAAGAGGGCATGTTACAACTTTGTCTCAGATATCATTAAACATGGAAAGAGAGTGAAAGTCTTGGTTTCAGCaaaaacctgttttttttaatgcacattttgtaTACTTAAAATAACGAAGCATAACATGCcacattcacaaacattacTATCTTGAACATAAATACCAGTTTGTAAGGAAAGTAGTCATATAATTTATGTGGTTTCATTAAGTGCAATGTTGCTGTTTTCAATCAAGCATTTTTGTGTCGGTTATTTGCTTTTTGGTCAGTTTATTGCTTCTAATAAATTGCTTTCTTGACAAATAAAACCATGAAGACCACTGACTTACTTAAGCCAGGGCTGTTGAACACGACCATACCCAGTCATTTACGTCACGATTGTATGCCTGTGAATGAAGcctttttatgttgttttgtttgatgaaGTAAAAATACTTTGAGCAATGTATCTTTGCCgtctttgttttgcatttgtcagaaaatgtacaaatatcacTATTTACCATTACTAAACAATTTTGGTATCTTTAACAGATAGTATTAAAATTTGCACCATTGTTTAATGCATAGGAAGTTCATTAAGACTTCAAATACAAATGATCTCGAGTGTGCAGAGAGGCCCAGACACTTGAGACTACAGCCACCTAGAGGCCAATTTAAACAGCCGCTAAATTAAGATTGGTGTCTTAACAACTAGTCACAATGACTAGGAATTAGTCAGGACTAATCAGTTTtacatttaagtttttaattAGACCTAATCTAACGTTTAATGTAATTGACTAAGTAATTATTCAGTGTACTGTATTCagaaaataatcacattttgCTTCTTTAAAACTTGAAATGAAGATGGACACCGTTTTCGTTTTATCCAGCTGTATTTACTCGGTGCAATTTATAATTTCAAGCAAAAGATGTAACACCAACATGTTATAAGCAAACAATTCTTGATAATGATGTATTATTgagcttttttaaatgctttgtctcagaatatattggctttttcAAATGAGTTGAAATACAGTGTGAAAATTGAGTAGTTTGcccaaaacaaattaaatattaaatgcagGCCAAAGAATACTGTATCATATgttagaaaagaaaatgtatcaaatgtttaaaaaactgtaTCATATGTTAAAAGAGAAAACTACTTAAACTGTAAACTTGATATCGAAAAATCACTGCGATTATAAGAGGGAGCGAAAACTAAAAGTtccgacgaggatgggattcgaacccacgcgtgcagagcacaatggattagcagtccatcgccttaaccactcggccacctcgtcgcATCCTTAATGTCatagtagtttttatttatatatatattttatatatttgattgtctatttgtttttgtgaatgaCTATTAGCTTCTCTTTCTGTCCGTTGATAATATAAAgcatctatatatatataaatagcaaAAACATTTCGCGCACGTATGCAACAAAACTACTAGGTTTTATCAGAGCcaattatacagtatttacgGTAGCGAGGACGTAAAACACACAACGTATAAACATGCGCCGCCATGCGCAGTGATCTTCAAGACCGCAATTCTCTTCCTTTCGTGTTCACGATAATCTTCTTGCATACATTTAAACCTGTTTCTGCTcgaatgtttatataatattgtCCTCAACCACAGCTTGCTGCAATGCAAGTCCTGTCCGATGAATGCACTAGGACTACATAGCTTACAGCTTACATATTGTCACTTGCGAACCCTAGATGATTTGTGCTTTCACCATAACACTTTGTTTCGGGATCGATTTATTTAAAGCCTATATTGACTAGGTATCAAGTATTGTAatgcatttcttaaaaaaatgttctgtgtTTAAGATGGTGCTGAGTGCTCTTCTTATTGTTGCACTGTTGCAGCTTTTATATCTGTCTTTCCTCTCAAAATTCCATGGCAAACAGCAGCGCTACAAATATTCTGAGCTCTTCGGCTCCAAAAAAGCTTCACAGCCAGCGGAGAAGAACCCAAGACGAGAACATTTCAGATACTCCTTATCCACTGGCGGTATCTTTGACGGAAGCGGGCAATATCGTGTGTATAAGAACCTAATCAAaagtgactttttgactaatcAGAAGCCAGGAGCAGATCCGAGATCACACCACTTGGCTTTGGCCACTCATACAACTATTAATAACCTTTATCACTTGAACTCATTGTTGGAGCGCTGGCAGAATCATCTGTCAGTGGCTATATTTGCTAATAACCAAGATGTAAAGTTTGCCACAGCATTCATCTATGCCCTCAGCATCTTTTGCCCTCAGATTAAAGCTCTGGTGGACTTCCATCTGGTCTGCCACTCGGGGGAGATTGCCAGCTTTCCAGAACAGGACCGAGAGCATTTTGCTGGGCTTGAGGAGAAAGGGTGTCCCGGTGTCTTCGCAAAGCTTGAATCCTATCAAGACAAGTATAAGAACTATGCCATCGGCGCCAATGTCTCGTACCCCAACAATCTACTCCGCAACGTGGCACGTAGTGGCACAGATGCTGCCTACATCTTGGTGATTGACATTGACATGATCCCAAGCGCTAATTTACACCACCAGTTTGTGACTTTGCTGATGAGAAAAGAACCGGCTGCCGACGAAGTCCTCGTGCTTCCTGCTTTTGAAATCAGACATACTCGCAAGATGCCTGCGTCAAAAGCTGAACTGTTGCAGCTCTATCAGGTTGGGGAGGTGCGACCATTCTACGATGAACTTTGCCCTCGTTGTCAGGC of the Triplophysa dalaica isolate WHDGS20190420 chromosome 1, ASM1584641v1, whole genome shotgun sequence genome contains:
- the nit1 gene encoding deaminated glutathione amidase isoform X1, whose product is MLLCTALWGKLPGGLLTLKFWAVQNRSRMLSSLPVAAVCQMTSTPDKEANFTVCERLVEQAKEGGASMVFLPEGFDYIGSSREETLHHSESLDGDIITRYTHLARKLNVWLSLGGFHERGHDWKYDQRIYNSHILINGQGEIVSVYRKGHLFDVELTSKAVSLKESAFTIPGPRLLPPVQTPIGKVGLGVCYDLRFPELSSALQRHGAEILTYPSAFTVVTGTAHWEVLLRARAIETQCFVIAAAQVGAHHAKRTSYGHALAIDPWGVVLGDCGGSDVGVAMVQIDLQGLHDIRRDMPVLQHQREKEYYSSLD
- the nit1 gene encoding deaminated glutathione amidase isoform X2, with product MLSSLPVAAVCQMTSTPDKEANFTVCERLVEQAKEGGASMVFLPEGFDYIGSSREETLHHSESLDGDIITRYTHLARKLNVWLSLGGFHERGHDWKYDQRIYNSHILINGQGEIVSVYRKGHLFDVELTSKAVSLKESAFTIPGPRLLPPVQTPIGKVGLGVCYDLRFPELSSALQRHGAEILTYPSAFTVVTGTAHWEVLLRARAIETQCFVIAAAQVGAHHAKRTSYGHALAIDPWGVVLGDCGGSDVGVAMVQIDLQGLHDIRRDMPVLQHQREKEYYSSLD
- the pfdn2 gene encoding prefoldin subunit 2, yielding MASNSGNNTSAKTGGGKQSTPSAEQVVATFQRMRQEQRSMASKAAEFDMEINEHSLVIDTLKEVDPSRKCFRLVGGVLVERTVKEVLPALENNKEQILKIVESLNTQMQTKGRELTEYRERYNIRLVGEDDKQGKADASQAKESEGGGSKGGAGVLVS
- the b4gat1 gene encoding beta-1,4-glucuronyltransferase 1; this translates as MHFLKKCSVFKMVLSALLIVALLQLLYLSFLSKFHGKQQRYKYSELFGSKKASQPAEKNPRREHFRYSLSTGGIFDGSGQYRVYKNLIKSDFLTNQKPGADPRSHHLALATHTTINNLYHLNSLLERWQNHLSVAIFANNQDVKFATAFIYALSIFCPQIKALVDFHLVCHSGEIASFPEQDREHFAGLEEKGCPGVFAKLESYQDKYKNYAIGANVSYPNNLLRNVARSGTDAAYILVIDIDMIPSANLHHQFVTLLMRKEPAADEVLVLPAFEIRHTRKMPASKAELLQLYQVGEVRPFYDELCPRCQAPTNYSQWVNLPSKSSGPLEMAYTINWADPWEPFYVGARSVPLYNENFRQYGFNRISQACELHIAGYRFSVVSNAFVVHKGFKVQGEFHSRKDEENRKNRLLFRSFKESLKAKYPHSPRRC